From Candidatus Mycalebacterium zealandia:
AACACTGTGAGATATACACCTACAAAACCTGGTGGTTTCTCGCAGGTCCCGAAGCCACAAGCACAAAAACCTACAAACAGATAGAGAACATCAAAGTGCCTACGTTGCTGATTCAGGGCTGGGATGACAAAATTGTGTATCCGAACGAAACACACGACCTGTGTCAAACGGCGACTGAAGCGGGCAACAATGATGTGTCCGCGTTTTTCCTCAACGCCGGGCACACGCTTGAAGGCAAAGAGGACGAATTGGGCGAGATTATCACAAACTGGCTGCGGAGAAGAACCGGCAACTGATGGGTTTTCAACGGCGACAGCTTCTCAGTTATAAAGCGCGAGACGGTTTTGAAATTGACTCTCTTCTTACCACTCCGGCGGTGAAAAACGAAGATGTTTTGTGCCGAATTCCCGTCATCATCAACATACATGGGGTTCTAGGCAACTTCCTTGCGCGGGGAACTCCGAAAATTTTCCCCTCCGTTATGCTTGAACGGGGGTATTCAACGTTTTCAATAAACACGCGCATGGCATTTATGGGGCAGATATTTGGAACGGGCATTTTTGACAAGGCGTGGGAGGATGTGGAATGCTCGGTTGAGGTTTTGAGCAAAGAGGGTTTTGAGAATATCTACATTATGGGATACAGCATGGGGGCAAACATAGCGGTTGACTACATGGAACGCCGCCCGGATTCTCCGGTGAAGGGGTTGATTCTTGAAGGGTGCTCACCGTCTCTTCCCGAGTCGCAAAAAAGCCGGCTGGACAAGTGGGGCAGTATACCCGGGTATAACGATATTTATAAAAAGGCGAAATCGGTTTTGAAGCCTGACCCCGAAACGTCCAAAAACGATCAGATTTTTGTCGTTTACAGAGCGTGGGGAGAGTCTCTTGCTCCGGTGGATGTTGAGATGTTCACTTATAAAACATGGTGGTTTATGAGAGGTCCGGATGCCGAGCGCGCCAAGACAAAAAACATCATAGGGGCTGTTGCCGCGCCCGTGCTTTTTATCAACGGAGCAAATGACGACATAGTTTTCGCGGGCGAGCCGGAGAAATTGAAGGACATTTTGAACAAATCTGGAAACAGCGACGTTGAGATTGAGTACATACCGGACGCTGGGCATGACTGTTTGGAAAATCCGGAATATTGCGCCGATGTCATGGACAGGTGGATAAAGAGACACGAAGGGTGAATTTCTTCAAAAACACATATTGCAAAATTGTTTTCCATAATATATTTTTCCCGAGTCTGCGGCGGAGTCGCCGGTATAGTACGGAATTTATAGGAAAGAAACTCTGACAAGTGTG
This genomic window contains:
- a CDS encoding alpha/beta fold hydrolase; translated protein: MGFQRRQLLSYKARDGFEIDSLLTTPAVKNEDVLCRIPVIINIHGVLGNFLARGTPKIFPSVMLERGYSTFSINTRMAFMGQIFGTGIFDKAWEDVECSVEVLSKEGFENIYIMGYSMGANIAVDYMERRPDSPVKGLILEGCSPSLPESQKSRLDKWGSIPGYNDIYKKAKSVLKPDPETSKNDQIFVVYRAWGESLAPVDVEMFTYKTWWFMRGPDAERAKTKNIIGAVAAPVLFINGANDDIVFAGEPEKLKDILNKSGNSDVEIEYIPDAGHDCLENPEYCADVMDRWIKRHEG